From Caminibacter mediatlanticus TB-2, the proteins below share one genomic window:
- a CDS encoding DUF523 domain-containing protein, protein MKKAMISECMLGVACRYDGKSKPLDEKILEKLKEKYELIPFCPESFSLPTPRPPARFIGDRIIDINGIDKTAEFLAGAREALRICKENNIKIFIGKEKSPSCGVKKTSAYVNGCECKCDAPGLTSKLLKEEGIELISEWDLFS, encoded by the coding sequence ATGAAAAAAGCAATGATAAGTGAGTGTATGTTAGGAGTTGCGTGTAGGTATGATGGGAAATCAAAGCCTCTTGATGAAAAAATTTTAGAAAAATTAAAAGAGAAATATGAATTAATTCCTTTTTGTCCAGAGAGTTTTTCTCTTCCAACTCCTCGACCTCCTGCAAGATTTATAGGAGATAGGATAATTGATATCAATGGAATAGATAAGACAGCTGAGTTTTTAGCTGGGGCAAGAGAGGCTCTTAGAATTTGCAAAGAAAATAACATAAAAATTTTTATTGGAAAAGAAAAGTCGCCAAGTTGTGGGGTTAAAAAAACAAGTGCATATGTTAATGGTTGTGAGTGTAAATGTGATGCACCTGGCCTTACAAGTAAGTTATTAAAAGAGGAGGGGATTGAGTTAATTAGTGAGTGGGATTTATTTTCTTAA
- the rsfS gene encoding ribosome silencing factor: MDRISKIKELLDEKKALDIIDYNLKDTDYFVDYVVVATTMADKHSKALLDHLKKNLKPLGESFLGIDESDDWTVIDLGDILIHLMSEEYRAKYQMDSFLKEIKEKLRK, encoded by the coding sequence ATGGACAGAATTTCAAAAATTAAAGAGCTGCTTGATGAAAAAAAAGCATTAGATATTATTGATTATAATTTAAAAGATACTGATTATTTTGTAGATTATGTTGTAGTGGCAACAACTATGGCTGATAAACACTCAAAAGCTTTGCTTGACCATCTCAAAAAAAACCTAAAACCTCTTGGGGAAAGTTTTTTAGGGATTGATGAAAGTGATGATTGGACAGTAATTGATTTAGGTGATATTTTAATTCATTTGATGAGTGAAGAGTATAGAGCTAAATATCAAATGGATAGTTTTTTAAAAGAGATAAAAGAAAAATTAAGAAAATAA
- the nadD gene encoding nicotinate (nicotinamide) nucleotide adenylyltransferase, with protein MKTAIFGGSFDPVHLGHIEIVKKALKNLYIDKLIIMPNYLNPLKHNFSAPPEIRLKWLKKVFKNFDKVEISDFEINQNRPVYTIETIEKFKPTYFIIGSDNLNLLDKWKNIDKLKNMVEFVVATRGEVNNNLQKKYNIKKVLKMNIPISSTEIRKGNFKYLPKEIESEIKEFYGQNFKN; from the coding sequence ATGAAAACAGCTATATTCGGAGGAAGTTTTGATCCAGTCCATTTAGGACACATTGAAATTGTTAAAAAAGCACTTAAAAACTTATATATTGATAAATTAATTATAATGCCAAATTATCTAAATCCGCTAAAACATAATTTCTCAGCCCCACCTGAAATTAGATTAAAATGGTTAAAAAAAGTGTTTAAAAATTTTGATAAAGTAGAAATTAGTGATTTTGAGATAAATCAAAATAGACCTGTATATACAATTGAAACAATAGAAAAATTTAAACCAACATATTTTATTATCGGAAGTGATAACCTCAATTTACTTGATAAATGGAAAAATATTGATAAACTTAAAAATATGGTAGAATTCGTAGTAGCAACAAGAGGAGAAGTTAATAACAATTTGCAAAAAAAATACAATATTAAAAAAGTTTTAAAAATGAATATTCCTATTTCTTCAACTGAAATAAGAAAAGGAAATTTTAAATATCTACCAAAAGAAATAGAAAGTGAAATAAAGGAGTTTTATGGACAGAATTTCAAAAATTAA
- the gap gene encoding type I glyceraldehyde-3-phosphate dehydrogenase, translating to MKIAINGCGRIGRNLIRAILKRDNISLVGLNDIMPKDIAAYLIRNDTIRGVFEDIDVVDKETLKIGNHFVKYSSFSHPKEIDFSEADIVIEATGKFLTKDEVKYHLKGDVKKVIISAPANDDTSTYVLGVNHKEYKGEDIISNASCTTNCLGPIAKILDENYKIKSGFITTIHSYTMDQKLLDAPNLRDIRRSRAAASNIIPTFTGAAKAIYKVLPNLKGKLDGRSVRVPVNNVSLMDLVVEVEKVPTIDELNEIFEFHSKSDLKGILGIDENYLVSSDINGRSESSIIAKDLTQINSNLIKIFSWYDNEWGYSNRLLDMAEFILKN from the coding sequence ATGAAAATAGCCATAAATGGATGCGGCAGAATTGGAAGAAACTTAATAAGGGCAATTTTAAAAAGAGACAATATTTCACTTGTTGGGCTTAATGATATTATGCCAAAAGATATTGCAGCTTATTTAATAAGAAACGATACTATAAGAGGTGTTTTTGAGGATATTGATGTTGTAGATAAAGAGACTTTAAAAATAGGAAATCATTTTGTTAAATATTCTTCTTTTTCTCATCCAAAAGAGATAGATTTTAGTGAGGCTGATATTGTAATAGAAGCTACTGGAAAGTTTTTGACAAAAGATGAAGTTAAATATCATCTAAAAGGAGATGTAAAAAAAGTAATAATCTCAGCCCCAGCAAATGATGATACTTCTACTTATGTATTAGGAGTAAATCATAAAGAGTATAAGGGAGAAGATATTATTTCTAATGCATCTTGTACTACAAATTGTTTAGGTCCTATTGCTAAAATTTTAGATGAAAACTATAAAATAAAAAGTGGATTTATCACTACTATTCATAGTTACACGATGGATCAAAAACTTCTTGATGCACCAAATCTTAGAGATATAAGAAGAAGTAGAGCAGCTGCAAGTAATATAATTCCAACCTTTACCGGTGCTGCAAAAGCAATTTATAAGGTCCTTCCAAATTTAAAAGGAAAGCTTGATGGAAGAAGTGTTAGAGTGCCTGTTAATAATGTCTCTTTAATGGATTTAGTAGTTGAAGTTGAAAAAGTCCCAACAATTGATGAATTAAATGAAATTTTTGAGTTTCATTCAAAGTCTGATTTAAAAGGTATTTTAGGAATTGATGAGAATTATTTAGTAAGTAGTGATATTAATGGTAGGAGTGAGAGCAGCATTATTGCAAAAGATTTAACTCAAATAAATAGTAATTTAATTAAAATTTTTTCTTGGTATGATAATGAGTGGGGTTATTCTAATAGACTCCTTGATATGGCAGAATTTATATTAAAAAATTAA
- a CDS encoding phosphoglycerate kinase has protein sequence MKLNSPKDLPLKKGDRVFVRCDFNVPIDEFGNITDDRRIRMALPTIKYLLDNECKIVIASHLGRPKGEFNEKYSLKPVAKRLSHLLKQDVIMANDVVGPDAKSKASNLKDGEVLLLENVRFDSRETKNDEGFAKELSEFGDFYINDAFGVSHRAHASVEAITRFYNECHKAAGFLLLKEINFFYKLLKNPVRPFVAVVGGSKVSGKLQALINLLPKVDKMIVGGGMAFTFLKAMGYNVGNSLVEDDLIDEALKIMAEAKRLGVKFYLPVDIVIADKFSEDAIVKYVTYQEIPDGWMGLDIGPASVRLFGEVLWDAQTILWNGPMGVYEMDKFSRGTFKISHEIARSHGIKVVGGGDTADAVQRAGDDEEMTFISTGGGASLELLEGKKLPGVAALEILGEVNCK, from the coding sequence ATGAAATTAAATTCACCAAAAGATTTGCCTTTAAAAAAGGGGGATAGAGTTTTTGTAAGATGTGATTTCAATGTTCCAATTGATGAGTTTGGAAATATTACTGATGATAGAAGAATAAGAATGGCACTCCCTACAATTAAATATCTTCTCGATAATGAGTGCAAAATTGTAATAGCTTCTCATCTTGGTAGACCAAAAGGAGAATTTAACGAAAAATATTCTCTAAAACCGGTTGCAAAAAGACTATCTCATTTATTAAAACAAGATGTAATTATGGCTAATGATGTGGTTGGTCCTGATGCAAAAAGTAAGGCTTCTAATTTAAAAGATGGAGAAGTTTTACTTTTAGAAAATGTAAGGTTTGATAGTAGAGAAACTAAAAATGATGAAGGTTTTGCAAAAGAATTGAGTGAATTTGGAGATTTTTATATAAATGATGCATTTGGAGTATCTCATAGAGCTCATGCAAGTGTTGAGGCTATTACAAGATTTTATAATGAGTGTCATAAAGCTGCTGGATTTTTACTACTTAAAGAGATTAATTTTTTTTATAAACTGCTTAAAAATCCTGTTAGACCATTTGTCGCGGTTGTTGGAGGAAGTAAAGTTAGTGGAAAACTTCAAGCTTTAATTAATTTACTTCCAAAAGTAGATAAAATGATAGTTGGTGGAGGTATGGCATTTACCTTCTTAAAAGCTATGGGATATAATGTAGGAAATTCATTAGTAGAAGATGATTTAATAGATGAAGCTTTAAAAATTATGGCTGAGGCTAAAAGACTTGGGGTTAAGTTTTATTTGCCTGTTGATATTGTAATTGCTGATAAATTTAGTGAAGATGCAATAGTAAAATATGTTACTTACCAAGAGATACCTGATGGTTGGATGGGACTTGATATTGGACCTGCAAGTGTTAGACTTTTTGGTGAAGTTTTATGGGATGCTCAAACAATTCTTTGGAATGGTCCTATGGGTGTTTATGAAATGGATAAGTTTAGCAGAGGGACATTTAAAATTTCGCATGAAATTGCAAGAAGTCATGGTATAAAAGTAGTAGGAGGTGGAGATACTGCTGATGCAGTACAAAGAGCTGGTGATGATGAAGAAATGACATTTATCTCAACAGGTGGAGGAGCAAGTTTAGAACTTCTTGAAGGTAAGAAACTTCCAGGTGTAGCAGCTCTTGAAATTTTAGGTGAAGTGAATTGCAAATGA
- a CDS encoding triose-phosphate isomerase, with amino-acid sequence MIVAANFKMHKTRKETKEYLKKLKSINFEDIKVRVFPPFTALFEDELIGAQNGYPAINGAYTGEIGLEQLKEFNINKILIGHSERRNILNESQEFIAKKFEFFKKENFEIIYCIGEPLEIRKKGIKEVIKYLKTQLIGIDLNYQKLIIAYEPVWAIGTGVSASIEEIKETHYEIRKLTNRPILYGGSVKLNNIEEILKVENVDGVLVGSASLDVKTFKQMIQIAKEIKK; translated from the coding sequence ATGATAGTAGCTGCTAATTTTAAAATGCATAAAACACGCAAAGAAACAAAAGAGTATTTAAAAAAGTTAAAATCAATTAATTTTGAAGATATAAAAGTTAGAGTTTTTCCTCCTTTTACTGCTTTGTTTGAAGATGAGTTAATTGGTGCTCAAAATGGCTATCCTGCTATCAATGGAGCATATACAGGTGAGATTGGTCTTGAACAGCTTAAAGAATTTAATATAAATAAAATTTTAATAGGACATAGTGAGAGAAGAAATATATTAAATGAATCCCAAGAATTTATTGCTAAAAAATTTGAATTTTTTAAAAAAGAAAATTTTGAAATTATTTACTGTATAGGTGAACCTCTTGAAATTAGAAAAAAAGGGATTAAAGAAGTAATTAAATATTTAAAAACACAGCTTATTGGGATTGATTTAAATTATCAAAAATTAATTATTGCTTATGAGCCAGTATGGGCGATAGGTACAGGGGTTAGTGCAAGTATAGAAGAAATTAAAGAAACTCACTATGAAATTAGAAAATTAACAAATAGGCCAATTCTTTATGGAGGAAGTGTTAAATTAAATAATATTGAAGAGATTTTAAAAGTAGAAAATGTTGATGGGGTTTTAGTAGGGAGCGCGAGTTTAGATGTAAAAACTTTTAAACAAATGATACAAATAGCAAAGGAGATTAAAAAATGA
- the fabI gene encoding enoyl-ACP reductase FabI has protein sequence MIMQGKKGLIIGVANNRSIAYGIAKACKNQGADIILTYQNDKLKSRVEKVANELGVKNIYPLDVTKEEELINLKSAIEKDYGKIDFLVHSVAFAPREALDGKFIDTKKEAFNIAMEISVYSLIEVVQKLEPVLNDGASILTLTYLGSQRYIPHYNVMGVAKAALEASVRYLAVDLGERKIRINALSAGPIKTLAASGIGDFSEILKYNEKNSPLRKNVTIEEVGNSAMYLLSDLSSGVTGEVHFVDSGYNIMGMPLYEK, from the coding sequence ATGATAATGCAAGGTAAAAAAGGATTAATTATAGGTGTAGCAAATAATCGCTCAATTGCTTATGGTATTGCAAAAGCATGTAAAAATCAAGGTGCAGATATTATACTTACTTATCAGAATGATAAATTAAAAAGTAGAGTAGAAAAAGTAGCAAATGAACTTGGAGTAAAAAACATATATCCTCTTGATGTAACAAAAGAAGAAGAATTAATTAATTTAAAAAGCGCAATTGAAAAGGATTATGGAAAAATTGATTTTTTAGTTCACTCAGTAGCTTTTGCTCCAAGAGAAGCTCTTGATGGAAAGTTTATAGATACAAAAAAAGAAGCTTTTAATATCGCGATGGAAATAAGTGTATATTCATTAATTGAAGTAGTGCAAAAATTAGAGCCGGTTTTAAATGATGGAGCAAGTATTTTAACACTAACTTATCTTGGCTCTCAGAGATATATCCCTCATTACAATGTCATGGGAGTAGCAAAAGCTGCATTAGAAGCAAGTGTAAGATATTTAGCAGTTGATTTAGGTGAGAGAAAAATTAGAATAAATGCACTAAGTGCAGGTCCAATTAAAACTCTTGCTGCAAGTGGTATTGGTGATTTTAGTGAAATACTTAAATATAATGAAAAAAATTCTCCTCTTAGAAAAAATGTAACGATTGAAGAAGTTGGTAATTCAGCAATGTATTTACTAAGCGATTTATCAAGTGGAGTAACAGGAGAAGTTCATTTTGTTGATAGTGGATATAATATAATGGGAATGCCTTTATATGAAAAATAG
- a CDS encoding porin gives MLKKLSLAAIIAVSGVSFASATPLTDAIKNVDLSGMIRFRFYHESDKSYSTRWRTSSDFKFTIPVSEELKLTYKLGVEGNIYNKAVSGKTTVYDPTVNENLVFFTYKNNGLTALVGKIPVATPVTGSGHGEAHGAGAIALYNVNENFTVAAAGIDNITNVDAVSQANGGKNIYAVAGIYGQDNVKAQLWYFNVKDIIKSDIVAMVTYKMDNIIAKVDFATAKLDNTISNKTQTYFNISAKYAADGMCAKVGYAQTGKDGGTVVLDNDAPIAAVLPTAQVYAITNTTDTTALYAKVGTKLENGLSPYAAISYVDNKGADDKATEIQLGAKYKYTKKLGIHVYYSMLNGDKETTYSDNNEFRFEAKYSF, from the coding sequence ATGCTAAAAAAATTATCTTTAGCAGCTATTATAGCAGTAAGTGGTGTAAGCTTTGCAAGTGCAACACCTTTAACTGACGCAATTAAAAATGTTGATTTAAGCGGTATGATTAGATTTAGATTTTATCATGAAAGTGATAAAAGTTATTCTACAAGATGGAGAACAAGTAGTGATTTCAAATTCACAATTCCAGTAAGTGAAGAATTAAAGCTTACTTATAAACTTGGAGTAGAAGGAAATATTTACAATAAAGCTGTTAGTGGAAAAACAACTGTTTATGATCCAACAGTAAATGAAAATCTTGTTTTCTTTACCTATAAAAATAATGGTTTAACTGCACTAGTTGGTAAAATTCCAGTTGCAACTCCTGTGACAGGAAGTGGACATGGTGAAGCACATGGTGCTGGTGCAATTGCTCTTTATAATGTTAATGAAAATTTTACAGTAGCTGCTGCTGGTATTGATAATATTACAAATGTAGATGCAGTTAGTCAAGCTAATGGTGGTAAAAATATATATGCAGTTGCTGGTATTTATGGGCAAGATAATGTAAAAGCACAATTGTGGTATTTTAATGTAAAAGATATTATTAAATCAGATATAGTAGCAATGGTTACTTATAAAATGGATAATATTATCGCAAAAGTAGATTTTGCAACAGCTAAGTTAGATAATACTATTTCAAACAAAACACAAACATACTTCAATATATCTGCTAAATATGCAGCAGATGGAATGTGTGCAAAAGTTGGTTATGCACAAACTGGAAAAGATGGTGGTACAGTAGTGCTTGATAATGATGCACCAATTGCGGCAGTATTGCCAACAGCTCAAGTATATGCAATTACAAATACTACTGATACAACAGCATTATATGCAAAAGTAGGAACAAAATTAGAAAATGGTCTTTCTCCATATGCAGCAATTTCATATGTAGATAACAAAGGTGCAGATGATAAAGCGACTGAAATTCAACTTGGTGCGAAATATAAATATACTAAAAAACTTGGGATTCATGTTTATTATTCAATGTTAAATGGAGATAAAGAGACTACTTATAGTGATAATAATGAATTTAGATTTGAAGCAAAATATAGCTTCTAA
- a CDS encoding Crp/Fnr family transcriptional regulator — MIKSLKQISLFFNIDDNTLNEIASFSKILNFKKDNIIYYEGEKKNYFYGIVNGGVLMYDTDLKGEIIPKNQFGCGDIFGLISQIQNKPYCLSAKTINDTTLIAINYDKFKKYISSPPFSDRIIKMLSNQIMQEIEFNKLQKYDTTQRVIYTLLNFPQKFVRKKKYMLAKELNMSPETLSRILSKLKNEGIICYCDKSIKVLDYKKLKNKLK, encoded by the coding sequence ATGATAAAATCTCTCAAACAAATTTCTCTTTTTTTTAATATAGACGATAATACACTAAATGAAATAGCATCTTTTTCAAAAATTTTAAATTTTAAAAAAGACAATATTATCTATTATGAAGGTGAGAAGAAAAACTACTTTTATGGTATTGTTAATGGTGGAGTTTTAATGTATGATACTGACTTAAAAGGAGAAATTATTCCTAAAAATCAATTTGGATGTGGTGATATTTTTGGATTAATATCACAAATACAAAATAAACCTTATTGTTTAAGTGCTAAGACTATAAATGACACTACATTAATTGCAATTAATTATGATAAATTCAAAAAATATATTTCTTCTCCACCTTTTAGTGATAGAATAATAAAAATGTTAAGTAATCAAATTATGCAAGAGATTGAATTTAATAAACTTCAAAAATATGATACAACTCAAAGAGTAATTTACACACTTCTTAATTTTCCTCAAAAATTTGTAAGAAAGAAAAAATATATGCTTGCAAAAGAACTAAACATGTCTCCTGAAACACTAAGTAGAATACTATCTAAACTTAAAAATGAAGGTATAATTTGTTATTGTGATAAATCTATAAAAGTTTTAGATTATAAAAAATTAAAGAATAAATTAAAATAA
- a CDS encoding homoserine dehydrogenase: MVKVGIVGVGTVGEAVVKNILKNREIIKSRAGKEIKIVKGVVRDLNKKRDINIPLTTNYKEVTQNPEIDIVVELMGGVDKAYEVVKDALLHKKAVVTANKALLAYHRFELQKIAKTPFEYEASVAGGIPIIKALRDGLSANHILEIKGIINGTCNYILTEMKKGRDYNEVLKEAQNKGYAEADPTFDVGGFDAAHKLLILASIAYNIDAKPEDILIEGIENINLTDIEFAKEFGYEIKLLGIAKKISNEIELRVHPTLIKKNEMISKVDGVMNAVSVVGDIVGETMYYGPGAGGDATSSAVISDIIEIARGNKNPMLGYKIPLEIEKVSLKEIDEIESKYYLRIAVNDEVGVLEKIAHILAKNNISIESFLQKPRNGYVKLLFSTHKCKEKEIKKAINEIQKQNFVIKPINFIRIEE; this comes from the coding sequence ATGGTTAAAGTTGGAATTGTTGGTGTTGGTACAGTTGGAGAAGCAGTTGTCAAAAATATTTTAAAAAATAGAGAAATTATAAAATCAAGAGCTGGAAAAGAGATTAAAATAGTAAAAGGAGTTGTAAGAGACTTAAATAAAAAAAGAGATATTAACATTCCTCTTACAACAAACTATAAAGAAGTAACACAAAATCCTGAAATTGATATTGTAGTAGAATTAATGGGAGGGGTAGATAAAGCATATGAAGTTGTAAAAGATGCCTTGCTTCATAAAAAAGCAGTTGTAACTGCAAATAAAGCTTTACTTGCTTATCATAGGTTTGAACTACAAAAAATAGCCAAAACTCCTTTTGAATACGAAGCAAGTGTTGCTGGTGGAATTCCTATAATAAAAGCGCTTAGAGATGGACTTAGTGCAAATCACATTTTAGAAATAAAAGGGATTATTAATGGTACTTGCAATTATATTTTAACTGAAATGAAAAAAGGAAGAGATTATAATGAAGTTTTAAAAGAAGCACAAAATAAAGGATATGCAGAAGCTGACCCTACTTTTGATGTAGGTGGATTTGATGCAGCACATAAACTTTTAATATTAGCAAGTATTGCTTATAATATTGATGCTAAACCAGAAGATATATTAATTGAAGGAATTGAAAATATAAATTTAACAGATATAGAATTTGCAAAAGAGTTTGGGTATGAAATAAAGCTTCTTGGTATTGCGAAAAAAATAAGTAATGAAATTGAACTTAGAGTTCATCCTACATTAATTAAAAAAAATGAGATGATTTCAAAAGTTGATGGTGTTATGAATGCCGTAAGTGTAGTTGGAGATATAGTAGGTGAGACAATGTATTATGGACCAGGGGCTGGGGGAGATGCTACTTCAAGTGCTGTCATTAGTGATATAATAGAAATTGCAAGAGGAAACAAAAATCCTATGCTTGGATATAAAATTCCACTTGAAATTGAAAAAGTATCATTAAAAGAAATAGATGAAATTGAAAGTAAATATTATTTAAGAATAGCAGTTAACGATGAGGTTGGTGTTTTAGAAAAAATAGCTCATATTTTAGCTAAAAATAATATCTCAATTGAAAGTTTCCTACAAAAACCAAGAAATGGATATGTTAAACTTCTTTTTTCTACTCACAAATGTAAAGAAAAAGAGATAAAAAAAGCAATAAATGAAATACAAAAACAAAACTTTGTAATTAAACCTATTAATTTTATTAGAATAGAAGAATGA